ATTTTTGGGAGGCGTTTATTATATAGCTTTACGTCCATTTGGATATCAGTGGAGGGACGTAGGGGTTCGAAGGTTCTCGGTGAACTATTGGAAATGGATCGTGATGTGGACCATTGTTTATATCATAGCTAGTATTCTTTTACTTATTTTAATGGACTTTTTTCAAGTGGGAGTAGCTAATAAGAAGTCTGAATCACTGAAAGAGAATGTCACCTGGCTTACCTTTCTGACGGGGTTTTTATCTGCTGCTGTCATTTCGCCCGTTTATGAAGAAATCTTTTACAGAGGGTTTCTGTACAAGTGGTTTCGATTGAAATGGGGAGTGGGAGCAGGTCTTGTCTTGAGTTCAGTTATCTTTATGCTTGTCCATATTCCTACTTATAACACTCTTCCTGTCACTTTTATTGGTGGGCTCTTGTTTGCTTGGGCGTATGAGAAGTCTGGATCGGTTGTTCCATCTATGATCATTCATGGAACCTTTAATGGAATCGCTGTGATTGTTACGGCATTCGCCTAATGCTTTGAAACTTTTAACTGAATAATACGACTGATGAGGAAAGAAAGGAGGGGAGGAAAGGTGAAAGAACTGATCTTTTTACTAGCATGTTTATTGATGGCCGGGCTCGTTGGATGTGCTGATCGAAATGAAGAAGGACAATCAAGTGGAACATCTACCCCTGACCTCGAACCGCCCCGTTTAACTGTTGAGGTTGAGGAGAAAGAGATCCGTGCTGTAAGAGGGAGTTATAGCTGGAGTGCGGAAGGAAAGGGCGTGGATGCTTCTGGCGCGCCGCCTGAAGAATTGCTAAGAGAGCAGACGGGCGAAAGGGTACAGGAGAAAGCCCCTGTCGAGTTTCAGTTTAGCCAAGAGCCGACCTCATTTGAAGTGAACGAACGAAAAACGAGCGGGGAATCTGTCCCAGTAGAGCTTCCACTGAACGTTCCGGAACAGGGAACTGCTATAACGTATGAGGTGATTGCTGAATTTGGAGATGGGACTGTTACATATGGGTTTAAACTGCAGCCTATAGATGAGAAAGGATCGAACTAGTTTATAATTGATAACGGTTATCATTGACCTGGAACGAGAAGCGTGTATAATAAAGGATAGATGAGAACGTTTTTCAATTAAGCTAGGGAGAGGTTACTATGGAACTAAGAGAAGCCATTACAACTAGAAGGTCTGTTCGCTCTTTTACGAAAGAGGAAGTAGAGGTTTCTACAATAGAAGAGTTATTGCAATTAGCCCTTTACGCACCAAATCATAAAATGACACAGCCATGGCGTTTCGTCTTATTGGATCGTCAGGATCAGGTTCCGTTGCAACATCTGATTAAGAGTAAAAAGGCTCTTAAGAAAGGAAAACCCGTTCCGGAAAAGGAGCCTATTGCAGAAGATGCACCGTCCCATATGCTGGCTGTTGTGATCAATGTCGACGAGAAAGAAAAAGTTTACCGGGATGACTTCGGAGCTGTCTCAAGTTTAATTCAGAACTTCTCCTTACTTCTGTGGGAGAAAGGAATTGGCGTTGTTTGGAAAACACCTGGATTCATGAAGGATCAAGAAATGATCGATCTTCTGGGTGTAGGGGAGAACGAAGAATTAGTAGGACTCCTCCACATCGGTTATCCTGCTGTTGTTCCGAAGATGAAAGAACGAGAGCCACTCCAGTCCAAGATCAGTTTTGGTTTACCGAATAAATAAGACTAGAAACTAAAGAAGGCTACCCCGTTAAAGAGCGTGGTAGCCTTTTTTTATATAATTACAAATGGCGCAGGTAACGTTCTGGTTGCTCGAGAAAGTCTTTGGTTAATTTAACATGCTCACTATCCTCAAATGCGATCTTTTTGAGACTACCTTCTTCAATTTGATAGATGTCAGCGTCAGGCAGGGCCATGAGGATCGGTGAATGGGTGGCGATGATAAATTGGGCATCTTTTTTCACCATGTCTTTAATCATTGAGATCAGGGATAGTTGTTTTAATGGTGACAGCGGGGCCTCTGGCTCATCTAATATGTAGACACCACCTGGTTTGAACCTGGCTTGAAAGAGGTCGAGAAAGCTTTCTCCGTGGGACCGAACCTCTAGGCCATCTCCGTACAACTGTTTAAGCTCATGGACAGTACGGGCGTAAGGAAGAGCTTCTAAAGAATGAGGGTCTTTTTCTTTAATATCACGAAGCTTTTCTTGTGACTCTTCTCTTGCTTCTGCTATTCGCGTGGTAAATGAAATGAAGTCTTCTGCACGGAAGAAGAGGCCTTTCTTCGTTCGGACTTTCCACGTAACGTTTAACGCATCTCCTAATGGCCTGACAGGATCAAGGGAAGGTTCGTAATCAATGGATTCCCCACCAATTAGAATACTTCCTGCATTTGTCGCCAGCGCTTCTAAGAAGGTGGATTTACCTGTTCCGTTCTCCCCAACAAGAATGGTGATGGGTTTGCTGAACGTGAGGTGGTCAAATGACTGAATGAAAGGGAGGGTAAAAGGAAACTCATTTTTCCTATCTTTCCTTGGAAGTTCCACAGACTTTATTTGAGTCATACGCTCACTCCTTTTTTATCGAATGAAGAAGAAATAGACGCAAACAATTCCTATATCAGCCAGCGAGTGGCTGACCATGGTTCCGATCATTGTGTTGTACTTGTGCCTCATCCAACCCCAGAATAACCCTGCGACGAAAACAGGGATGACAAAGAGTACGTTTACAGGCCATTCAAAGATCGGTACGAGAGAAAGGAGATGGTAAAGAGAATAGAAAAACGCCGTAATGAAAATAGCTCGTCGAAGCCCTTTTCGCTCCACAATCTTCGTATGCATATACCCACGCCAATACGTTTCCTCAAGTATAGGGTTGATGATAACAAGGACGAGGACCATTATGATAATACCCTTTCCTGTAATTCCCCACTCTTCTAGAAGCGGTATCGCTTTCTCTTTATTAATAATCAAATCATGAAGAACGGCCACGCCGCCTAAGATGGAAACAAAAGCGATTACGCCACTAATGAGGCCGAGCTTTATGGAGTGGTGCGGCTTATGGAAGCAAATCCAGTTAAGCGTTTCACGCCATGTCTTTCGTTGTATGATCAGTCCATCAATCAACGGAACGAGACATAACCAACTATAAAAAAGCCAAAAGGTGAGAGGGACGCTACTAAAGACTTGTAACCCAATAAAAATCATCACCGAAGGCCCGTAATACAAAATAAACCGCATCCTATTCCCTCCAATCCTACGCTTTTAGTATAACAAAAAATTCCATTTTACTTATATGAATAAAAAACCGGGGCCCTCACTAATCGCTTGTATTCTTTCTGTTTTCTCAGTTCATCTCGACTATTGATAAATAACATATAGAAGGCCTCCCACATAAAAATCCAGCTCCCAACCGTTATGCTTTCAAGAAGGAAATGCTGAAACAAAGCAAGGCCTGTTGCGTTTCTTAAATAAAAGGAACCGAGTATAAATAAGCTTGAAATCAGGATAAACAAAAAGGCCTGACGCCGCTTAGAGGCGAGCTGTTTTTGCTCGACAAAGAGTAAGTATTCGTAATAATTATGAATGCCCTCAAGAATCGTTTCTTCTTTCTCGTGATCAGGCTCTTCCTTAGATAAATGGAAACGAAGCCCCACGTTTCGGTTTAAATCGATGTCCTGTGAACAGTCTGAGATAAAGGACTTCAGACTGCTATCGAGGTCTCTGACGTTGTATAAAGAGGAATCCCAGTTATTAAAGATATCATCGTATTCTTTCAGCTTAATTTCAATAAGAAAATCGCCGGTTTCTTTGTCGACGGTGTAGAACTGGTCCAGGTAATGTTTCTTTTTTCGCATCGCCTTATCTCCCTCTTGCGTGATTTCCTTCTTCATATTTTGGTTCAAAATCGGTCACAATAACCTTTGATTCTTGAAGAAGGTGAAAGAATGAAGAAATTGTTC
The nucleotide sequence above comes from Pontibacillus chungwhensis. Encoded proteins:
- a CDS encoding CPBP family intramembrane glutamic endopeptidase, with amino-acid sequence MNEFFREPVKWTYRELIQALVLTFVMVPIFIEGVLKSALYQWFGNELYAGTLTGLVMAIVFLGGVYYIALRPFGYQWRDVGVRRFSVNYWKWIVMWTIVYIIASILLLILMDFFQVGVANKKSESLKENVTWLTFLTGFLSAAVISPVYEEIFYRGFLYKWFRLKWGVGAGLVLSSVIFMLVHIPTYNTLPVTFIGGLLFAWAYEKSGSVVPSMIIHGTFNGIAVIVTAFA
- a CDS encoding nitroreductase family protein, whose product is MELREAITTRRSVRSFTKEEVEVSTIEELLQLALYAPNHKMTQPWRFVLLDRQDQVPLQHLIKSKKALKKGKPVPEKEPIAEDAPSHMLAVVINVDEKEKVYRDDFGAVSSLIQNFSLLLWEKGIGVVWKTPGFMKDQEMIDLLGVGENEELVGLLHIGYPAVVPKMKEREPLQSKISFGLPNK
- a CDS encoding AAA family ATPase: MTQIKSVELPRKDRKNEFPFTLPFIQSFDHLTFSKPITILVGENGTGKSTFLEALATNAGSILIGGESIDYEPSLDPVRPLGDALNVTWKVRTKKGLFFRAEDFISFTTRIAEAREESQEKLRDIKEKDPHSLEALPYARTVHELKQLYGDGLEVRSHGESFLDLFQARFKPGGVYILDEPEAPLSPLKQLSLISMIKDMVKKDAQFIIATHSPILMALPDADIYQIEEGSLKKIAFEDSEHVKLTKDFLEQPERYLRHL
- a CDS encoding CPBP family intramembrane glutamic endopeptidase, with protein sequence MRFILYYGPSVMIFIGLQVFSSVPLTFWLFYSWLCLVPLIDGLIIQRKTWRETLNWICFHKPHHSIKLGLISGVIAFVSILGGVAVLHDLIINKEKAIPLLEEWGITGKGIIIMVLVLVIINPILEETYWRGYMHTKIVERKGLRRAIFITAFFYSLYHLLSLVPIFEWPVNVLFVIPVFVAGLFWGWMRHKYNTMIGTMVSHSLADIGIVCVYFFFIR